A portion of the Halopelagius inordinatus genome contains these proteins:
- a CDS encoding ABC transporter substrate-binding protein, translated as MPRENAVRESQSRRDYVKYAGVVVGGGLLAGCTGGADDSGNQSPTRTTESTTGAESYTVSMEPVGEVTFDSAPERWVPYDGGYADMGVALGRADGLAGIGGADRYYTDVYDELPGVTVDHDRIEENPEVRTKEHFYELDADVHLYDPKMLEHWFDWGQSDVDEIADNVAPFVGNLIFRRSDEWHDYRYYTLYEAFEKMAEVFDERDRYEAFADLHDEFVADIQRRLPPEDQRPNVFLTFEGTDEPETFSPYRLHDEGTSKKQWRDLGVHDALSGTDIENLSTANRGELDYETLLEVDPEVILVRGHERKSAAEFRETVLGYMRDHPVGSELAAVRNGRVYRGGYLHQGPIHNLFLTERAAQQMFPDIFGDVTGDERLFDRQRVADIVAGEF; from the coding sequence ATGCCGAGAGAGAACGCGGTTCGCGAGTCTCAGTCGCGACGCGACTACGTCAAGTACGCTGGTGTGGTAGTCGGCGGCGGACTACTGGCGGGGTGTACCGGGGGCGCAGACGACAGTGGGAACCAGTCGCCGACCCGAACGACCGAATCGACGACCGGAGCAGAGTCGTACACCGTCTCGATGGAACCGGTCGGCGAGGTGACGTTCGACTCCGCGCCCGAACGGTGGGTGCCGTACGACGGCGGGTACGCCGACATGGGCGTCGCACTCGGACGGGCCGACGGATTGGCGGGTATCGGCGGCGCGGACCGCTACTACACCGACGTGTACGACGAACTACCGGGCGTGACCGTCGACCACGACCGAATCGAGGAGAACCCGGAGGTTCGAACGAAAGAACACTTCTACGAACTCGACGCCGACGTCCATCTGTACGACCCGAAGATGCTCGAACACTGGTTCGACTGGGGACAGTCCGACGTAGACGAGATAGCCGACAACGTCGCGCCGTTCGTCGGCAACCTCATCTTCCGGCGGTCCGACGAGTGGCACGACTACCGCTACTACACGCTGTACGAGGCGTTCGAGAAGATGGCCGAGGTGTTCGACGAACGGGACCGCTACGAGGCGTTCGCGGACCTTCACGACGAGTTCGTCGCGGACATCCAGCGTCGACTGCCGCCGGAGGACCAGCGACCGAACGTGTTTCTCACCTTCGAGGGGACGGACGAACCGGAGACGTTCTCGCCGTACCGCCTCCACGACGAGGGGACGAGCAAGAAACAGTGGCGCGACTTGGGCGTTCACGACGCCCTCTCTGGGACCGACATCGAGAACCTCAGCACCGCGAACCGCGGCGAACTCGACTACGAGACGCTCCTCGAAGTCGACCCCGAGGTGATTCTCGTCCGCGGACACGAGCGAAAGTCCGCCGCCGAGTTCCGCGAGACGGTTCTCGGCTACATGCGTGACCACCCCGTCGGCAGCGAACTCGCCGCCGTACGGAACGGGCGCGTCTACCGCGGCGGCTATCTCCACCAGGGACCCATCCACAACCTGTTTTTGACCGAACGCGCGGCACAGCAGATGTTCCCCGATATCTTCGGAGACGTGACCGGCGACGAACGACTGTTCGACCGACAGCGAGTCGCCGACATCGTCGCCGGAGAGTTCTGA
- a CDS encoding caspase family protein, translated as MDQFGGRTETGASNEHLQLSFRTTDEGTGLLAADPIERHQFRLSTPNPVSPTASDPSEFSFPADAAVRIRTDRIDLQTVVSVCVRDDAGEMLARTEHFAEESFGPGTYSVELFAPIKLYLRVTGPFSVSSDADRTTIDFGEETAVLVGGRSNHERPAATITTPDDPRAVMDAMSYLGSALKTTTVERSYPTLRGHPPLIERGDRFEVPDGLEAPDTGVTVELPAEYSYLYVAAPLVYYLGATVKEGQTPRIVTDEGFVYDLDTPAGFEVEVERVLKRAFFLDCLTRTEGYYEVDLHERRAVEDELDVEFAELYDRSLPAQLETYLGVSHGVVADHVPEWKLTAHIAPTAENVEVVPFAANDLAVVRTPRSTPTTSPAAQASAVDEFLRTAGPTGGRASPVGDFTRSATPPGAAPDREYVRPERTDSIEQAWIGEGTPVGASKASLQAYRNRLDREPNEGDIGITVVCNDPKMAEERDVVEGVYGSREELPFDVRMHYDLSVAELRDVLAADTEFLHYIGHIDDGGFQCADGALDVSAVDDVGTDAFLLNACQSYEQGTHLVDAGAIAGIVTLNDVVNGGAVKIGQNLCRLLNSGFPVRSALEIARDDSVIGNDYIVVGDGSFSVTQVQAAFPNSCTITRRAENRVAVDYRIYPGSANGMGALVKPFLPGNEQHYIASGSVDVFELTESELAEFLSLENVPIISDGGLRWSSTTSVEDI; from the coding sequence ATGGACCAGTTCGGCGGTCGGACCGAGACGGGGGCGTCGAACGAGCACCTCCAACTCTCGTTTCGGACGACCGACGAGGGGACTGGACTCCTCGCGGCGGACCCGATAGAGCGACACCAGTTTCGGCTCTCGACGCCGAATCCCGTCTCGCCGACCGCTTCCGACCCCTCGGAGTTTTCGTTTCCCGCCGACGCCGCCGTCCGTATCCGAACCGATAGAATCGACCTGCAGACGGTCGTTTCCGTCTGCGTCAGAGACGACGCCGGAGAGATGCTGGCCCGGACCGAACACTTCGCCGAGGAGTCGTTCGGCCCGGGGACGTACAGCGTCGAACTGTTCGCGCCGATAAAGCTGTATCTGCGGGTCACCGGGCCGTTCTCCGTCTCCTCTGACGCCGACCGGACGACCATCGACTTCGGCGAGGAGACGGCGGTTCTCGTCGGCGGCCGGTCGAACCACGAGCGACCGGCGGCGACGATTACGACGCCCGACGACCCGCGGGCGGTGATGGACGCGATGTCGTATCTCGGCTCCGCGCTCAAAACGACCACCGTAGAGCGGTCGTACCCCACGCTCCGGGGACACCCGCCGCTTATCGAACGCGGCGACCGTTTCGAGGTTCCGGACGGACTGGAAGCGCCCGACACCGGCGTGACCGTGGAACTCCCCGCCGAGTACAGCTATCTCTACGTCGCAGCGCCGTTGGTGTACTATCTCGGTGCGACGGTGAAGGAGGGCCAGACGCCGCGAATCGTCACGGACGAGGGGTTCGTCTACGACCTCGACACCCCCGCGGGATTCGAAGTCGAGGTCGAACGAGTGCTGAAACGGGCGTTCTTCCTCGACTGCCTGACGCGGACGGAGGGGTACTACGAGGTGGACCTCCACGAACGCCGGGCCGTCGAGGACGAACTCGACGTGGAGTTCGCCGAGTTGTACGACCGGTCGCTCCCCGCGCAGTTGGAGACGTATCTCGGCGTCTCCCACGGCGTCGTCGCGGACCACGTCCCCGAGTGGAAGTTGACGGCTCACATCGCCCCGACCGCCGAAAACGTCGAAGTCGTCCCGTTCGCGGCCAACGACCTCGCGGTAGTCCGGACGCCGCGTTCGACCCCGACGACGAGTCCGGCGGCGCAGGCGTCGGCGGTCGACGAGTTCCTGCGCACTGCCGGACCCACCGGCGGACGAGCGAGTCCGGTCGGCGACTTCACTCGGAGCGCGACTCCCCCCGGTGCCGCGCCCGACAGAGAGTACGTCCGGCCCGAACGGACCGACTCCATAGAGCAGGCGTGGATAGGCGAGGGGACGCCCGTCGGGGCGAGCAAGGCGTCGCTGCAGGCGTACCGAAACCGCCTCGACCGCGAACCGAACGAGGGCGACATCGGCATCACCGTCGTCTGCAACGACCCGAAGATGGCCGAGGAACGCGACGTCGTCGAAGGCGTCTACGGCTCTCGCGAGGAACTCCCGTTCGACGTGCGGATGCACTACGACCTGTCGGTGGCGGAACTCCGCGACGTACTCGCGGCCGACACGGAGTTTCTCCACTACATCGGCCACATCGACGACGGCGGGTTCCAGTGTGCCGACGGCGCGTTAGACGTCTCCGCGGTGGACGACGTCGGCACCGACGCGTTCCTCCTCAACGCCTGTCAGTCGTACGAACAGGGTACCCACCTCGTCGACGCGGGCGCGATAGCGGGCATCGTGACGCTCAACGACGTGGTGAACGGCGGAGCGGTGAAGATCGGACAGAACCTCTGTCGACTGCTCAACTCCGGCTTTCCGGTCCGGAGCGCGCTCGAAATCGCGCGAGACGATAGCGTGATCGGAAACGACTACATCGTCGTCGGCGACGGCAGTTTTTCCGTGACGCAAGTTCAGGCCGCGTTCCCCAACTCCTGTACGATCACGCGGCGCGCAGAGAACAGAGTCGCCGTTGACTATCGAATATATCCCGGTTCGGCCAACGGGATGGGAGCACTCGTCAAACCGTTTCTGCCGGGGAACGAACAGCACTACATCGCGTCCGGGAGCGTCGACGTGTTCGAGTTGACGGAGTCGGAACTGGCCGAGTTCCTCTCTTTAGAGAACGTGCCGATTATCTCTGACGGAGGTCTGCGGTGGAGTTCGACCACCTCGGTCGAGGATATCTGA
- a CDS encoding pyridoxal phosphate-dependent aminotransferase — protein sequence MTDRIAARVRETPPSGIRRFFELAEEMDDVISLGVGEPDFSAPWAARTAAIDSLERGRTSYTANRGMRELREAIADRVTRYDLEYDPDEEILVTAGASEAVDLAMRALVDPGDTVAVPQPSYISYVPTVTFAGGDALPVQTSVENDFALTPADLERAGAEDADVLVLCYPNNPTGAVMNERQLRDVAAFAREHDLFVLSDEIYAALRYEDDHVSIATFPEMRERTVVFNGFSKAYAMTGLRLGYALGPADVVGAMNRIHQYTMLSAPTTAQYAALEALDSCEDDVEEMRRAYDRRRRYVISRFNDIGMDCFEAKGAFYVFPECPPGWEDDEVFAEELLHAQNVALVPGSAFGDGGSGHLRVSYATGMSELKEALSRIETFVENAGER from the coding sequence ATGACGGACCGCATCGCCGCGCGGGTTCGGGAGACGCCACCGTCGGGTATCCGCCGCTTTTTCGAGTTGGCCGAGGAGATGGACGACGTCATCTCGTTGGGCGTCGGCGAACCGGACTTTTCGGCCCCGTGGGCCGCCCGAACCGCCGCCATCGACTCGCTGGAACGCGGTCGGACCTCGTACACCGCCAACCGAGGGATGCGCGAACTCCGCGAGGCCATCGCCGACCGTGTGACGAGGTACGACCTCGAATACGACCCGGACGAGGAGATACTCGTCACCGCGGGCGCGAGCGAAGCCGTGGACTTGGCGATGCGCGCGTTGGTGGACCCCGGCGACACCGTCGCCGTCCCCCAACCGTCGTACATCTCGTACGTCCCGACGGTCACGTTCGCCGGCGGCGACGCTCTCCCCGTTCAGACCTCGGTGGAGAACGACTTCGCTCTCACGCCCGCGGACTTGGAACGGGCGGGGGCGGAAGACGCCGACGTGTTGGTCCTCTGTTACCCGAACAACCCGACCGGTGCGGTGATGAACGAACGGCAACTCCGAGACGTCGCGGCGTTCGCTCGCGAACACGACCTGTTCGTGCTCTCAGACGAGATTTACGCCGCCCTCCGCTACGAGGACGACCACGTCTCCATCGCGACGTTTCCGGAGATGAGAGAGCGAACCGTGGTGTTCAACGGGTTCTCGAAGGCGTACGCCATGACCGGCCTGCGTCTGGGGTACGCACTCGGACCGGCGGACGTCGTCGGCGCGATGAACCGCATCCACCAGTACACGATGCTCTCGGCGCCGACGACGGCGCAGTACGCCGCCCTCGAAGCCCTCGACTCCTGTGAGGACGACGTAGAGGAGATGCGCCGCGCCTACGACAGACGGAGACGGTACGTCATCTCGCGGTTCAACGACATCGGGATGGACTGCTTCGAGGCGAAAGGCGCGTTCTACGTCTTCCCCGAGTGTCCGCCCGGGTGGGAGGACGACGAGGTGTTCGCCGAGGAACTCCTCCACGCTCAGAACGTCGCTCTCGTCCCCGGAAGCGCGTTCGGTGACGGCGGGAGCGGACATCTCCGCGTCTCCTACGCCACCGGGATGTCGGAACTGAAAGAAGCACTCTCGCGAATCGAGACGTTCGTCGAGAACGCCGGCGAGCGGTAA
- a CDS encoding MFS transporter, with product MADRFGVDPQVLALAVARMTESVGNSFLVVVLPLFIGSQYITGATFGLTEVAVTGIILSLFGLVNSPLQPFTGRLSDRARRRKVFVLVGLVLIGVASFSYSFASTYWHLLGLRVVQGIAGALIIPTTVALVNDLASESNRGGNMGTYNTFRLLGFGVGPIAAGAVVASGPFAFDVGTVALRINGFDAAFYIATLTATLSFGLVSAFVRDPEVPEADAGDALLGSLSVRDRSSGHVLDPVFTLGLASFFMAVGIALFATLGEIVNERLAQDATMFGLQFAAFVLAQIFLQAPIGRATDFFGRKPFIVLGMVLLVPTTFVQGFVLDSWLMFGARFAQGIAGAMVFAPALALAGDLAPAGQSGSTLSVLTMAFGFGVALGPLASGFLVAFGFAVPFAFGSALAVVGAVLVWTQVEESVATRRSFLDPFSKAGENE from the coding sequence ATGGCGGACCGCTTCGGCGTCGACCCGCAGGTGCTCGCACTCGCGGTGGCGCGGATGACCGAGTCCGTCGGCAACTCGTTTCTCGTCGTCGTCCTCCCGCTTTTCATCGGAAGCCAGTACATCACCGGAGCGACGTTCGGGTTGACGGAGGTGGCGGTGACGGGCATCATCCTCTCGCTTTTCGGCTTGGTCAACAGCCCGTTACAGCCGTTCACCGGCCGACTCTCCGACCGCGCCCGCCGTCGGAAGGTGTTCGTCCTCGTCGGACTGGTCCTCATCGGCGTCGCCAGTTTCTCGTACTCGTTCGCCTCTACGTACTGGCACCTGCTCGGACTTCGCGTCGTTCAGGGTATCGCGGGCGCGTTGATCATCCCGACCACCGTCGCCCTCGTCAACGACCTGGCTTCCGAGTCGAATCGCGGGGGGAACATGGGGACGTACAACACCTTTCGGCTCCTCGGGTTCGGCGTCGGCCCCATCGCCGCGGGCGCCGTCGTCGCCAGCGGTCCCTTCGCGTTCGACGTCGGGACGGTCGCGCTGCGTATCAACGGCTTCGACGCCGCCTTCTACATCGCGACGTTGACCGCCACCCTCAGTTTCGGCCTCGTCTCGGCGTTCGTCCGTGACCCCGAGGTTCCCGAAGCCGACGCGGGCGACGCGCTTCTCGGGAGCCTCTCGGTTCGCGACCGGTCGTCCGGGCACGTCCTCGACCCCGTGTTCACGCTCGGACTCGCGAGTTTCTTCATGGCCGTCGGTATCGCGCTGTTCGCGACTCTCGGCGAGATAGTCAACGAACGTCTCGCCCAGGACGCGACGATGTTCGGCCTCCAGTTTGCGGCGTTCGTCCTCGCGCAGATTTTCCTGCAAGCGCCCATCGGGCGGGCGACGGACTTCTTCGGTCGCAAGCCGTTCATCGTCCTCGGGATGGTGCTTCTCGTCCCGACGACGTTCGTCCAGGGGTTCGTCCTCGACTCGTGGCTGATGTTCGGAGCCCGGTTCGCACAGGGTATCGCCGGGGCGATGGTGTTCGCGCCGGCACTCGCTCTCGCGGGTGACCTCGCGCCCGCGGGGCAGTCGGGGAGCACGCTGTCTGTGTTGACGATGGCCTTCGGCTTCGGCGTCGCTCTCGGTCCGTTGGCCTCGGGCTTTCTCGTCGCGTTCGGCTTCGCCGTCCCCTTCGCCTTCGGGTCCGCCCTCGCGGTGGTCGGTGCGGTTCTCGTCTGGACGCAGGTCGAAGAGTCGGTCGCTACTCGTCGGTCGTTTCTCGACCCGTTCTCGAAGGCGGGCGAAAACGAGTGA
- a CDS encoding NAD(P)/FAD-dependent oxidoreductase produces MSSEPTSRGEGAFDYDVAVVGGGPAGCSAAVFTARYGLETAVFDRGRSSLRRCAYLENYLGFPAGIDVETLYGLLHDHAEEAGCEVVSDLVESVEVTDDPEGFAVETQESGRVTARRVVAATRYDGEYMRGLDDDAEMFVTHDHGGEEHEHFDREYSERDGTTPVDGLYVASPAEEADHQAILAAGRGARVGLTVVADARRGDGYPDAVARHYDWVRREAELDDEWRSRDRWREWFDDRLPDEIDRGAERLDELREREIDRRLDAYLSEEERNRRTERGQRRLLEHLDDELVLEAAREIESERGSTD; encoded by the coding sequence GTGAGTTCCGAACCCACCTCCCGAGGAGAGGGCGCGTTCGACTACGACGTCGCCGTCGTCGGCGGCGGTCCCGCGGGATGCTCCGCGGCCGTCTTCACCGCCCGCTACGGGCTGGAGACGGCCGTGTTCGACCGCGGCCGGTCGTCGCTTCGGCGGTGCGCGTATCTGGAGAACTACCTCGGATTCCCGGCGGGCATCGACGTCGAGACGCTGTACGGGTTGTTGCACGACCACGCCGAGGAAGCGGGCTGTGAGGTGGTCTCCGACCTCGTCGAGTCCGTCGAGGTGACGGACGACCCGGAGGGGTTCGCCGTCGAAACCCAAGAGAGCGGCCGCGTCACCGCCCGACGCGTCGTCGCCGCCACGCGCTACGACGGCGAGTACATGCGCGGACTCGACGACGACGCGGAGATGTTCGTGACCCACGACCACGGCGGCGAGGAACACGAACACTTCGACAGGGAGTACTCCGAACGCGACGGAACCACGCCGGTCGACGGTCTCTACGTCGCGTCGCCCGCAGAGGAGGCGGACCACCAAGCGATACTGGCCGCGGGCCGCGGCGCGCGAGTCGGTCTAACGGTCGTCGCAGACGCTCGCCGGGGCGACGGCTACCCCGACGCGGTTGCGAGACACTACGACTGGGTGCGCCGGGAGGCCGAACTCGACGACGAGTGGCGTTCCCGGGACCGGTGGCGCGAGTGGTTCGACGACCGCCTCCCCGACGAAATCGACCGCGGAGCCGAGCGACTGGACGAACTCCGCGAACGGGAGATAGACCGCAGACTCGACGCGTACCTCTCGGAGGAGGAGCGAAACCGACGCACCGAACGCGGCCAGCGCCGACTGCTCGAACATCTCGACGACGAACTCGTCCTCGAAGCGGCGCGCGAAATCGAATCCGAGCGAGGGTCGACCGACTGA
- a CDS encoding HalX domain-containing protein has protein sequence MSADQPLVLIVEDEPDLADLYATWLKDEYRVRVAYGGREALEALDEAVDVVLLDRRMPDLSGDEALTEIRNRGFECRVAMVTAVEPDFDIVAMGFDDYLVKPVSKDSLEETVSNLLLRNSYDDGVKELFSLASKKALLESEKDATSLESSEEYTELDGRLEELRAELDETLQNLDDDDDIEAVYRDLGADVEFEEFDET, from the coding sequence ATGAGTGCTGACCAGCCGCTCGTGCTCATCGTCGAAGATGAGCCGGACCTCGCCGACCTGTACGCAACATGGCTCAAGGACGAGTATCGAGTCCGCGTCGCCTACGGCGGCCGCGAGGCGCTCGAGGCACTCGACGAAGCCGTAGATGTGGTGCTCTTGGACCGTCGGATGCCCGATCTCTCGGGCGACGAAGCGTTGACCGAGATTCGGAATCGCGGCTTCGAGTGCCGCGTGGCGATGGTGACCGCAGTCGAACCGGACTTCGACATCGTCGCCATGGGCTTCGACGACTACCTCGTAAAGCCCGTCTCGAAGGATTCACTGGAAGAGACGGTATCGAATCTCCTCTTGCGCAACTCCTACGACGACGGCGTGAAGGAACTGTTCTCGCTCGCCTCGAAGAAGGCGCTTCTCGAATCGGAGAAAGACGCGACGTCGCTCGAAAGCAGCGAGGAGTACACCGAACTCGACGGACGCCTCGAAGAACTCAGAGCCGAACTCGACGAGACGCTCCAGAATCTCGACGACGACGACGACATCGAGGCCGTCTATCGCGATCTCGGGGCCGACGTGGAGTTCGAAGAGTTCGACGAAACGTAG
- a CDS encoding DUF7504 family protein: MVQGGETGPAGSDGATDFARALNELKGRGSTLLVVGSVPEEMYARISAKMLGDGDASNRRRLVVTPAGASRRDTRLEGVSRRTPEWARIVEYETRARSPAAAVESGTSAVSSPASPTNGDGTADAGVRDPLANVVDGEITELGVEIAKTIAQFDGIASGLAPAELRVAFDCLPSLLSEYDRRTVFRFLHVLGNNVRSVGGMGHFWLPQDRETEVVRLFEPLFDATVELRLDGHELAQRWHFRDAEISSEWLSVG, from the coding sequence ATGGTTCAGGGAGGCGAAACGGGCCCCGCGGGCTCCGACGGCGCGACGGATTTCGCGCGCGCACTCAACGAACTCAAGGGACGCGGGAGCACGTTGCTCGTCGTCGGGTCCGTGCCCGAGGAGATGTACGCGAGGATATCCGCGAAGATGCTCGGAGACGGCGACGCGTCGAACCGCCGCCGTCTCGTCGTGACTCCAGCGGGCGCCTCCCGCAGAGACACGAGATTGGAGGGCGTCTCCCGTCGGACGCCCGAGTGGGCGCGCATCGTCGAATACGAGACGCGCGCTCGAAGTCCCGCGGCGGCCGTAGAAAGCGGAACGTCCGCCGTCTCGTCGCCCGCCTCCCCGACGAACGGCGACGGAACCGCGGACGCGGGCGTTCGCGACCCCCTCGCGAACGTCGTCGACGGGGAGATAACCGAACTCGGCGTGGAGATAGCAAAGACGATAGCGCAGTTCGACGGTATCGCCTCGGGTCTCGCCCCGGCGGAACTCCGCGTGGCGTTCGACTGTCTCCCCTCGTTGCTCTCGGAGTACGACCGCCGGACGGTGTTTCGGTTCCTCCACGTCCTCGGAAACAACGTTCGGTCGGTCGGCGGGATGGGCCACTTTTGGCTCCCGCAAGACCGAGAGACGGAGGTAGTGCGACTCTTCGAACCGCTGTTCGACGCCACGGTCGAACTCCGACTCGACGGCCACGAACTCGCACAACGGTGGCATTTCCGCGACGCGGAGATATCCTCTGAGTGGCTCTCGGTCGGGTGA
- a CDS encoding Lrp/AsnC family transcriptional regulator — translation MDEKRELLDLLLRNARESVDDLARQTGLEAAEVEALVEELEDEGVIRGYQAIVDWDRVDEEYVQAEVELNVELDRETGYEEIARRIGKFPEVASLRLVSGNYDFAVDVVGDSMQDVSNFVSEQIAPVPEVTQTVTHFVMETYKERGVELGDGDEDDRLTFSP, via the coding sequence ATGGACGAGAAGCGGGAACTACTCGACCTGTTGCTTCGCAACGCTCGCGAGAGCGTCGACGACCTCGCGCGACAGACCGGTCTCGAAGCGGCGGAGGTCGAAGCACTCGTCGAGGAGTTAGAAGACGAGGGCGTCATCCGGGGCTATCAGGCCATCGTCGATTGGGACCGAGTCGACGAGGAGTACGTGCAAGCTGAGGTGGAACTGAACGTCGAACTCGACCGAGAGACGGGGTACGAGGAGATCGCCCGTCGAATCGGCAAGTTCCCCGAAGTGGCGTCGCTCCGTCTGGTCTCCGGCAACTACGACTTTGCGGTCGACGTGGTCGGCGACTCGATGCAGGACGTCTCTAACTTCGTCTCCGAGCAGATTGCGCCCGTCCCGGAGGTCACCCAGACGGTGACGCACTTCGTCATGGAGACGTACAAAGAACGGGGCGTCGAACTCGGCGACGGCGACGAAGACGACCGATTGACGTTCTCGCCATGA
- a CDS encoding DUF7503 family protein — protein MSEDDNNAVAQYLSEHPRMMGVLFSALVLLSQAGAVAAGNHTGIYGP, from the coding sequence ATGTCCGAAGACGACAACAATGCGGTCGCACAGTACCTCTCCGAACACCCGCGCATGATGGGCGTCCTGTTCTCCGCTCTCGTCTTGCTGTCGCAGGCGGGCGCGGTGGCGGCGGGGAACCACACCGGTATCTACGGCCCCTGA